One Thauera sp. K11 DNA window includes the following coding sequences:
- a CDS encoding GspE/PulE family protein, with product MQEAPTRRRRLANAKLQLDELVQMLAADGHLAPADGDRLLATRPARDQDVHPLVWVGDHRLTDAKDGSRVLTTETLTEWLAARTQQPYLHIDPLKIDVARVCGVVTHAYAARYHILPVEVSTQEVTVATAEPFDREWQGELERMLGLRIRTVLANPADVRRYLGEFYSLARSVRRAMERQQELPQGITNFEQLVQLGKSSNIDANDQAVVHIVDWLLQYAFEQRASDIHIEPRREECLVRFRIDGQMHLVYQAPMQLMAAITNRIKLLGRLDVVEKRRPQDGRIKTRSPGGDEIELRLSTMPTAFGEKLVMRIFNPELLLKNFAELGFSDDENRRWRDLIQQPNGIILVTGPTGSGKTTTLYSTLRELATPEVNVCTVEDPIENVYPHLNQMQVQHNIGLDFAAGVRTLLRQDPDIIMIGEIRDLETAEMAVQAALTGHLVLSTLHTNDAPSAVTRLLDLGVPDYLIRATLLGVLAQRLARTLCPHCRAPADTDERAWNELVSPWKSNMPRQVSKPVGCLECRMTGYLGRTGLYEMLTVTPTLRRLVGEDKDGAQLREQAIREGMRPLRLSGALKVAAGVTTIDEILRNTPPARPR from the coding sequence ATGCAGGAAGCACCGACAAGGCGCAGGCGGCTCGCCAACGCGAAACTGCAGCTCGACGAACTGGTGCAGATGCTGGCGGCCGACGGCCACCTGGCGCCGGCCGACGGCGACAGGCTGCTCGCCACCCGCCCCGCCCGCGACCAGGACGTGCATCCGCTGGTCTGGGTCGGCGACCACCGGCTCACCGACGCGAAGGACGGCAGCCGCGTGCTGACCACCGAGACGCTCACCGAATGGCTGGCCGCGAGGACGCAGCAGCCCTACCTGCACATCGACCCGCTCAAGATCGACGTCGCGCGCGTGTGCGGCGTCGTCACCCATGCCTACGCCGCGCGCTACCACATCCTGCCGGTGGAGGTGAGCACGCAGGAAGTGACGGTGGCGACCGCCGAACCCTTCGACCGCGAGTGGCAGGGCGAACTCGAACGCATGCTCGGCCTGCGCATCCGCACCGTGCTCGCCAATCCGGCCGACGTGCGCCGCTACCTCGGCGAGTTCTACAGCCTGGCGCGCTCGGTGCGCCGCGCGATGGAGCGCCAGCAGGAACTGCCGCAAGGCATCACCAACTTCGAGCAGTTGGTGCAACTGGGCAAGAGCAGCAACATCGACGCCAACGACCAGGCGGTGGTGCACATCGTCGACTGGCTGCTGCAGTACGCCTTCGAGCAGCGCGCCAGCGACATCCACATCGAGCCGCGGCGCGAGGAATGCCTGGTGCGCTTTCGCATCGACGGCCAGATGCACCTGGTGTACCAGGCGCCGATGCAGTTGATGGCGGCGATCACCAACCGCATCAAGCTGCTCGGCCGCCTCGACGTGGTGGAAAAGCGCCGCCCGCAGGACGGCCGCATCAAGACGCGCTCGCCCGGCGGCGACGAGATCGAGCTGCGCCTGTCGACCATGCCCACCGCCTTCGGCGAAAAGCTGGTGATGCGCATCTTCAACCCCGAACTGCTGCTGAAGAACTTCGCCGAACTCGGCTTTTCCGACGACGAAAACCGGCGCTGGCGCGACCTCATCCAGCAGCCCAACGGCATCATCCTCGTCACCGGCCCGACCGGCTCTGGCAAGACCACCACGCTGTATTCCACGCTGCGCGAACTGGCCACGCCCGAGGTGAACGTATGCACCGTGGAAGACCCGATCGAGAACGTCTACCCGCACCTCAACCAGATGCAGGTGCAGCACAACATCGGCCTCGACTTCGCCGCCGGCGTGCGCACGCTGCTGCGCCAGGACCCGGACATCATCATGATCGGCGAGATCCGCGACCTCGAGACCGCCGAGATGGCGGTGCAGGCCGCGCTCACCGGCCACCTGGTGCTGTCCACCCTGCACACCAACGACGCGCCCTCGGCCGTCACCCGGCTGCTGGACCTCGGCGTGCCCGACTACCTGATCCGCGCCACGCTGCTCGGCGTGCTCGCGCAGCGCCTGGCGCGCACGCTGTGCCCGCACTGCCGCGCACCGGCCGACACCGACGAGCGGGCCTGGAACGAACTGGTGAGCCCGTGGAAGTCCAACATGCCGCGCCAGGTGTCGAAGCCGGTCGGCTGCCTCGAATGCCGCATGACCGGCTACCTCGGCCGCACCGGCCTGTACGAGATGCTCACCGTCACCCCGACCCTGCGCCGCCTGGTCGGCGAAGACAAGGACGGCGCGCAACTGCGCGAACAGGCGATCCGCGAAGGCATGCGCCCGCTGCGCCTGAGCGGCGCGCTGAAGGTCGCCGCCGGGGTCACCACCATCGACGAGATCCTGCGCAACACGCCGCCGGCACGGCCGCGGTGA
- the nifJ gene encoding pyruvate:ferredoxin (flavodoxin) oxidoreductase, which yields MKHTFTIDGNEAAASVAFRLSEVIAIYPITPSSGMGELSDEWSAQGRTNVWGSVPRVVELQSEGGAAGAVHGALQAGALATTFTASQGLLLMIPNMYKIAGELTPTVFHVAARAVATHALSIFGDHSDVMATRGTGFALLSAVSVQEAHDFAAIATAATLAGRIPVLHFFDGFRTSHEVAKIETVADGTLRALLPGELIAAHRARALSPEHPVLRGTSQNPDVFFQGREAQNPLFDAFPDVVQQAMDRFAALTGRHYQLFDYAGAPDAERVIVLMGSGADTVEETVEHLARRGERVGLLKVRLFRPFAPAALLAALPASTRAIAVLDRCKEPGADGEPLFKDVTVALAEDQASDAPRFAAMPRLIGGRYGLGSKEFDPPMVKAVFDELAATLAGSRHRRRFTVGIEDDVTGLSLPFDPAFRTDAARECFAAVFYGLGSDGTVSANKNSIKIVGDETALFAQGYFVYDSKKSGAMTVSHLRFGPQPIRSAYLTGEGDARFVACHQPLFLDSHDLLAHAAPEAVFLLNTTVPPERAWDALPPAARRQMVDKRIAFYVIDAYAVAEEAGMGRRINTVMQTCFFAISGILPQERAIAAIKHAVEKTYGRKGRRIAEQNCRAIDTTLARLYRVEVPAEADGMALRGEAGARRVIGIRPLDDFTRDVTLPLIAGRGDALPVSRLPVDGTWPTGTARFEKRNLALQIPVWEADLCTQCGKCVFVCPHSAIRAKVFPAAQAADAPPAFKHVPTRSKDYPAGTRIAYQVAPEDCTGCTLCVDVCPIRDKSNVSRKALNMAEQAPLRAAEAENWDFFLRLPERDPREAKRTTIPGSMLLPPYFEFSGACAGCGETPYIRLATQLFGDRMLVANATGCSSIYGGNLPTTPYTKDADGRGPAWNNSLFEDNAEFGLGMRLATDQLAGAARTQLRALAGEVGADLAAALLDADQHGEAGIHEQRERVAALNARLAEIGTPAAAALAALSEHLIRRSVWIIGGDGWAYDIGFGGLDHVLASGEDVNILVLDTEVYSNTGGQNSKATPLGAVAKFAAGGKPTHKKDLARIAMDYENVYVARVAYGAKDTHTLRAFLDAESYPGVSIIIAYSPCIAHGVDMSFNLQQQDLAVKSGHWPLLRYDPRLRAEGRNPLSVDSAAPSIPFRDFAAREARFTVLERQRPEAAARFMERAGEFARLRHQEYVELAALPLPEARIAELAAKDRTEGGGDPHD from the coding sequence ATGAAGCACACCTTCACCATAGACGGCAACGAGGCTGCCGCCTCGGTCGCCTTTCGCCTGTCCGAGGTCATCGCCATCTATCCGATCACGCCGTCGTCGGGCATGGGCGAGCTGTCCGACGAATGGTCCGCGCAGGGCAGGACGAACGTCTGGGGCAGCGTGCCGCGGGTCGTCGAGCTGCAATCCGAAGGCGGCGCCGCCGGCGCGGTGCATGGCGCGCTGCAGGCGGGCGCGCTGGCGACGACCTTCACCGCGTCGCAGGGCCTGCTGCTGATGATCCCCAACATGTACAAGATCGCCGGCGAGCTGACGCCCACCGTCTTCCACGTCGCGGCGCGGGCGGTCGCGACCCATGCGCTGTCGATCTTCGGCGACCATTCCGACGTGATGGCCACGCGCGGCACCGGCTTCGCGCTGCTGTCCGCGGTGTCGGTGCAGGAGGCGCACGACTTCGCCGCGATCGCCACCGCCGCCACGCTCGCCGGCCGCATCCCGGTGCTGCACTTCTTCGACGGCTTTCGCACCTCGCACGAGGTGGCGAAGATCGAGACGGTCGCCGATGGCACGCTGCGCGCACTGCTGCCCGGCGAGCTGATCGCCGCGCACCGCGCCCGCGCGCTGTCACCGGAGCACCCGGTGCTGCGCGGCACGTCGCAGAACCCGGACGTGTTCTTCCAGGGGCGCGAAGCGCAGAACCCGCTGTTCGACGCCTTCCCGGACGTCGTGCAGCAGGCGATGGACCGTTTCGCCGCCCTCACCGGACGGCACTACCAGTTGTTCGACTACGCCGGCGCGCCCGACGCCGAGCGCGTGATCGTGCTGATGGGCTCGGGCGCCGACACCGTGGAAGAGACCGTCGAGCACCTGGCCCGCCGCGGCGAGCGCGTCGGCCTGCTCAAGGTGCGGCTGTTCCGCCCGTTCGCACCCGCCGCCCTGCTCGCCGCACTGCCGGCCAGCACGCGCGCGATCGCGGTGCTCGACCGCTGCAAGGAACCCGGCGCCGATGGCGAACCGCTGTTCAAGGATGTGACGGTGGCGCTGGCCGAGGACCAGGCGTCGGACGCGCCGCGCTTCGCGGCGATGCCGCGGCTGATCGGCGGACGCTACGGCCTGGGTTCGAAGGAATTCGATCCGCCGATGGTGAAGGCGGTGTTCGACGAACTGGCCGCGACGCTCGCCGGCAGCCGCCACCGGCGCCGCTTCACCGTCGGCATCGAGGACGACGTCACCGGCCTGTCGCTGCCCTTCGACCCCGCCTTCCGCACTGACGCGGCGCGCGAGTGCTTCGCCGCGGTGTTCTACGGCCTGGGCTCGGACGGCACGGTGTCGGCCAACAAGAACTCGATCAAGATCGTCGGCGACGAGACGGCGCTGTTCGCGCAGGGCTACTTCGTCTACGACTCCAAGAAATCGGGCGCGATGACGGTGTCGCACCTGCGCTTCGGCCCGCAGCCGATCCGCTCCGCCTACCTGACGGGCGAGGGCGACGCGCGCTTCGTGGCCTGTCACCAGCCGTTGTTCCTGGACAGCCACGACCTGCTGGCGCACGCCGCGCCGGAGGCGGTGTTCCTGCTCAACACCACGGTGCCGCCCGAGCGCGCCTGGGATGCGCTGCCGCCGGCAGCGCGGCGGCAGATGGTGGACAAGCGCATCGCCTTCTACGTCATCGACGCCTACGCCGTGGCGGAGGAAGCCGGCATGGGGCGGCGCATCAACACCGTCATGCAGACCTGTTTCTTCGCCATCTCCGGCATCCTGCCGCAGGAGCGGGCGATTGCCGCGATCAAGCACGCAGTGGAAAAGACCTACGGCCGCAAGGGCCGCCGCATCGCCGAGCAGAACTGCCGCGCCATCGACACCACGCTGGCGCGCCTCTACCGCGTCGAGGTGCCGGCGGAGGCGGACGGCATGGCGCTCCGCGGCGAGGCGGGCGCACGCCGGGTGATCGGCATCCGGCCGCTGGACGATTTCACGCGCGACGTGACCCTGCCGCTGATCGCCGGCCGCGGCGACGCGCTGCCGGTGTCGCGGCTGCCGGTCGACGGCACCTGGCCGACCGGCACTGCGCGCTTCGAAAAGCGCAACCTGGCGCTGCAGATCCCGGTGTGGGAGGCGGACCTGTGCACGCAGTGCGGCAAGTGCGTGTTCGTGTGCCCGCACTCGGCCATCCGCGCCAAGGTCTTCCCCGCCGCGCAGGCGGCCGATGCGCCGCCTGCCTTCAAGCACGTGCCCACCCGCAGCAAGGACTACCCGGCCGGCACCCGCATCGCCTACCAGGTGGCGCCCGAGGACTGCACGGGCTGCACGCTGTGCGTGGACGTGTGCCCGATCCGCGACAAGTCCAACGTGTCGCGCAAGGCGCTCAACATGGCCGAGCAGGCGCCGCTGCGCGCTGCCGAGGCCGAAAACTGGGACTTCTTCCTGCGCCTGCCCGAGCGCGACCCGCGCGAGGCCAAGCGCACCACGATCCCCGGCTCCATGCTGCTGCCGCCCTATTTCGAGTTTTCCGGCGCGTGCGCGGGCTGCGGCGAAACACCCTACATCCGGCTGGCGACGCAGCTCTTCGGCGACCGCATGCTGGTGGCCAACGCCACCGGCTGCTCGTCCATCTACGGCGGCAACCTGCCGACCACGCCCTACACCAAGGATGCGGACGGCCGCGGCCCGGCGTGGAACAACTCGCTGTTCGAGGACAACGCCGAGTTCGGCCTGGGCATGCGGCTGGCAACCGACCAGCTCGCCGGCGCGGCGCGCACGCAACTGCGCGCGCTGGCCGGCGAGGTAGGCGCGGACCTCGCCGCCGCGCTGCTCGACGCCGACCAGCACGGCGAAGCCGGCATCCACGAGCAGCGCGAGCGCGTCGCGGCGCTGAACGCCCGCCTGGCAGAGATCGGCACGCCGGCGGCCGCGGCGCTGGCCGCGCTCAGCGAACACCTGATCCGCCGCAGCGTGTGGATCATCGGCGGCGACGGCTGGGCCTACGACATCGGCTTCGGCGGGCTCGACCACGTGCTCGCCTCGGGCGAGGACGTAAACATCCTGGTGCTCGACACCGAGGTCTATTCCAACACCGGCGGGCAGAACTCCAAGGCCACGCCGCTCGGCGCGGTGGCCAAGTTCGCCGCCGGCGGCAAGCCCACGCACAAGAAGGACCTGGCGCGGATCGCGATGGACTACGAGAACGTGTACGTCGCCAGGGTCGCCTACGGCGCCAAGGACACGCACACGCTGAGGGCTTTCCTCGACGCCGAGAGCTACCCCGGCGTGTCGATCATCATCGCCTACAGCCCCTGCATCGCGCACGGCGTGGACATGTCCTTCAACCTGCAGCAGCAGGATCTGGCGGTGAAGTCCGGCCACTGGCCGCTGCTGCGCTACGATCCGCGGCTGCGGGCAGAGGGGCGCAATCCGCTGTCGGTGGACAGCGCGGCGCCCAGCATCCCGTTCCGCGACTTCGCCGCCCGCGAGGCGCGCTTCACCGTGCTCGAACGCCAGCGGCCGGAAGCCGCCGCGCGCTTCATGGAGCGGGCGGGCGAATTCGCGCGGCTGCGGCATCAGGAATACGTCGAGCTGGCCGCGCTGCCGCTGCCCGAGGCGCGCATCGCCGAGCTGGCCGCAAAAGACCGGACCGAGGGAGGAGGAGACCCCCATGACTGA
- a CDS encoding LysR family transcriptional regulator translates to MDRLQAMQLFTRIVELGSFSRAAEQLSLPRASATQIIKQLEAHLGVRLLQRTTRHVSPTLDGSAYYQRCVAILADIDETEASFSQAARHPQGRLKIDLPASLGRIVVIPALPAFCERYPQITLDIGVGDRYIDLVRESVDCVVRLGELRDSSLVARRLAALRQVTCASRAYVERFGVPATLADLDAHRAVDYVSASTGRSSPLEFITGGRTETRTIPSIIAVNNGDAYLAACEAGLGMVQIPRYRAGRQIADGTLIEFLPDSPPPNLPLSVLYPHHRHLSPRVRVFVDWLAELLGPLH, encoded by the coding sequence ATGGATCGCCTGCAGGCGATGCAGCTCTTCACCCGCATCGTCGAACTGGGCAGCTTCAGCCGCGCGGCCGAACAACTGTCGCTGCCGCGCGCTTCCGCCACGCAGATCATCAAGCAACTGGAAGCCCATCTCGGCGTGCGCCTGCTGCAGCGCACCACCCGCCACGTCAGCCCGACGCTGGACGGCAGCGCCTACTACCAGCGCTGCGTCGCCATCCTGGCCGACATCGACGAGACCGAAGCCTCCTTCTCGCAGGCGGCGCGCCACCCGCAGGGCCGGCTGAAGATAGACCTGCCCGCCTCGCTCGGCCGCATCGTGGTGATCCCTGCCCTGCCCGCCTTCTGCGAACGCTATCCGCAGATCACGCTCGACATCGGCGTCGGCGACCGCTACATCGACCTCGTGCGTGAAAGCGTGGATTGCGTGGTGCGGCTGGGCGAACTGCGCGACTCCTCGCTCGTCGCCCGCCGGCTGGCCGCGCTGCGGCAGGTCACCTGCGCGAGCCGGGCCTACGTCGAGCGCTTCGGCGTGCCGGCCACGCTCGCCGATCTGGACGCGCACCGCGCGGTCGATTACGTGTCCGCCTCCACCGGCAGGTCGAGCCCGCTCGAATTCATCACCGGCGGACGGACGGAAACGCGCACGATCCCCAGCATCATCGCGGTCAACAACGGCGACGCCTACCTCGCCGCGTGCGAGGCCGGCCTCGGCATGGTGCAGATCCCGCGCTATCGCGCCGGACGGCAGATCGCCGACGGCACGCTGATCGAATTCCTGCCCGACTCGCCGCCTCCCAACCTGCCGCTGTCGGTGCTCTATCCGCACCACCGCCACCTGTCGCCACGCGTGCGCGTCTTCGTCGACTGGCTGGCCGAACTGCTGGGGCCGCTGCACTGA
- a CDS encoding dihydroorotate dehydrogenase-like protein, which produces MTDLSTRYLGLRLKNPLVPSSTPLSHKIERVLHLEDAGAAAIVLHSLFEEDVRNEERMLDRFLLNPDASGEAAGHLPLRDDYLSKLDAYLETIAVLKARCSMPVVASINGASPSGWVELGREMQNAGADALELNAWYLPGDAEVAGQAIEDDYLALLRKLTSGVTIPVAMKLSPFFSSLPHFVRRVEEAGAAGVSLFNRFFQPDIDLGTLTVVDRAQLSSSADVLLTMRWIAILRGRCSLTLAATGGVHTAADALKMLLAGADVVHMASALLLHGPERLRTVLADMARWLDENEYASVEQLTGAMSQQNVPDPSAFARAAYLHALDSFTPPAGVRY; this is translated from the coding sequence ATGACTGACCTGAGCACCCGCTACCTGGGGCTGCGGCTGAAGAATCCGCTCGTCCCCTCATCCACGCCGCTCAGCCACAAGATCGAGCGCGTGCTGCACCTGGAGGATGCCGGCGCGGCGGCCATCGTGCTGCATTCGCTGTTCGAGGAGGACGTGCGCAACGAGGAACGCATGCTCGACCGCTTCCTGCTGAACCCGGATGCCTCCGGCGAGGCGGCCGGCCATCTGCCGCTGCGCGACGACTACCTGAGCAAGCTCGACGCCTACCTCGAGACGATCGCGGTGCTCAAGGCGCGCTGCTCCATGCCCGTCGTCGCCAGCATCAACGGCGCCTCGCCGTCGGGCTGGGTGGAACTCGGGCGCGAGATGCAGAATGCCGGCGCCGACGCGCTCGAACTCAACGCCTGGTACCTGCCCGGCGACGCCGAGGTCGCCGGGCAGGCCATCGAGGACGACTACCTGGCCCTGCTGCGGAAGCTGACGTCCGGGGTGACGATCCCGGTGGCGATGAAGCTGTCGCCCTTCTTCTCGTCGCTGCCGCATTTCGTGCGCCGGGTCGAGGAGGCGGGCGCGGCCGGCGTGTCGCTGTTCAACCGCTTCTTCCAGCCGGACATCGATCTCGGCACGCTGACGGTGGTGGACCGCGCGCAACTGTCGTCCTCCGCCGACGTGCTGCTGACCATGCGCTGGATCGCCATCCTGCGCGGCCGCTGCTCGCTCACTCTGGCGGCGACCGGCGGCGTGCATACCGCGGCCGACGCGCTGAAGATGCTGCTCGCCGGCGCCGACGTGGTGCACATGGCGAGCGCGCTGCTGCTGCACGGCCCGGAACGGCTGCGCACGGTGCTGGCCGACATGGCGCGCTGGCTGGACGAGAACGAGTACGCCTCGGTGGAACAATTGACGGGCGCGATGAGCCAGCAGAACGTGCCCGACCCCTCGGCCTTCGCGCGCGCCGCCTACCTGCACGCACTCGACTCCTTCACGCCGCCCGCCGGCGTGCGCTACTGA
- a CDS encoding TMEM165/GDT1 family protein, with protein sequence MEAFLVSTSIVALAEIGDKTQLLAFILAAKFRKPLPIVLGILLATIANHAFAGAVGTWLTSLVSPETLRWVLGISFIAMAVWTLIPDKFDEDDARLARMGVFGTTLVAFFLAEMGDKTQVATVALAAQYQALFAVVVGTTLGMMIANVPAVLLGDRIAQRMPTKLVHAVAAAIFAVLGVATLLGAGEGLGL encoded by the coding sequence ATGGAAGCCTTCCTCGTCTCGACGAGCATCGTCGCCCTTGCGGAAATCGGCGACAAGACGCAACTGCTCGCCTTCATCCTCGCCGCAAAATTCCGCAAGCCGCTTCCCATCGTGCTGGGCATCCTGCTCGCGACGATCGCCAACCACGCCTTCGCCGGCGCCGTCGGCACCTGGCTCACCTCGCTGGTGAGCCCCGAAACCCTGCGCTGGGTGCTCGGCATCTCCTTCATCGCGATGGCGGTGTGGACGCTGATTCCGGACAAGTTCGACGAGGACGACGCCCGGCTGGCGCGCATGGGCGTGTTCGGCACCACGCTGGTCGCCTTCTTCCTGGCCGAGATGGGCGACAAGACGCAGGTCGCCACGGTGGCGCTCGCCGCGCAGTACCAGGCCCTCTTCGCCGTCGTGGTCGGCACCACGCTGGGGATGATGATCGCCAACGTGCCGGCCGTGCTGCTCGGCGACCGCATCGCCCAGCGCATGCCGACGAAGCTGGTGCACGCGGTGGCGGCGGCGATCTTCGCCGTGCTGGGCGTCGCGACGCTGCTGGGCGCCGGGGAAGGCCTTGGCCTGTAG
- the selB gene encoding selenocysteine-specific translation elongation factor, translating to MLIGTAGHIDHGKTTLVRALTGVDTDRLPEEKQRGITIELGYAYAPLADGQVLAFIDVPGHERFVPTMLMGAAGIDYALLVVAADDGVMPQTREHLAILHLLGVGRGAVALTKCDRVPAARVAEVAAEVGGLLAPTRLAGSPVFAVSAASGEGVPALSAHLEAVAKAEPQVVPAGGFRLVVDRRFAIAGAGTIVTGSVHAGTVRIGDRLLLARPSGFSREVRVRGLHVNSRRAEAGGPGSRCAVNLAGIDYGDIERGDWLLAPALACATDRLDLRLHLLPEAGRRLGQWAGVTLHHAGGHAMARLALLDGALEAGGLAPGASGLVQAVLDRPVFACHGDRVVIRDAAGRETLGGGRVLDPFPSARHRRRPERLALLAALEDADPAARLAALLEAAPAGLDADEVAAAHNLPGDGWRALLPAGAVALPRPANRLLGAAAWARLGDAILARLAAHHADFADEPGVERERLRRMCAPQLPSPAFQARLEALLADGLIGRAGSAWHLPAHTAELGAADRARADELIARLAAGGFDPPWVRDLAAACALAEADVRSLLRRLAMRGEVFQVVRDLFYARGNVAEMQAIAAGLAAGDDRRIRAADFRDRIGGGRKRAIQILEFFDRVGYTRRVGEGQRRAHVLRGEPPVPADEMPA from the coding sequence ATGCTGATCGGCACAGCAGGCCACATCGACCATGGCAAGACCACGCTGGTGCGCGCGCTCACCGGCGTCGACACCGACCGCCTGCCCGAAGAGAAGCAGCGCGGCATCACCATCGAGCTGGGCTACGCCTACGCGCCGCTCGCGGACGGGCAGGTGCTGGCCTTCATCGACGTGCCGGGGCACGAGCGCTTCGTGCCCACCATGCTGATGGGCGCGGCGGGCATCGACTACGCCCTGCTGGTGGTGGCCGCCGATGACGGCGTGATGCCGCAGACGCGCGAGCACCTGGCCATCCTGCACCTGCTGGGCGTGGGGCGCGGCGCGGTGGCGCTGACCAAGTGCGACCGTGTGCCGGCGGCGCGCGTCGCCGAGGTCGCGGCCGAGGTCGGAGGGCTGCTCGCGCCCACACGGCTGGCCGGCAGCCCGGTGTTCGCGGTGTCGGCCGCCAGCGGCGAGGGCGTCCCCGCGCTGAGCGCCCATCTCGAGGCGGTGGCGAAGGCCGAGCCGCAAGTGGTGCCGGCGGGCGGTTTCCGCCTGGTGGTGGACCGCCGTTTCGCGATCGCCGGTGCCGGCACCATCGTCACCGGCTCGGTGCATGCCGGCACGGTGCGCATCGGCGACCGCCTGTTGCTGGCGCGGCCTTCCGGCTTCTCGCGCGAGGTCAGGGTGCGCGGCCTGCATGTGAACAGCCGCCGCGCCGAGGCCGGCGGGCCGGGCAGCCGCTGCGCGGTGAACCTCGCCGGCATCGACTACGGCGACATCGAACGCGGCGACTGGCTGCTCGCGCCCGCGCTGGCCTGCGCCACCGACCGGCTCGATCTGCGCCTGCACCTGCTGCCGGAAGCCGGACGCAGGCTCGGCCAGTGGGCCGGCGTCACGCTGCATCATGCCGGCGGGCACGCGATGGCGCGGCTGGCGCTGCTCGACGGCGCGCTCGAGGCCGGCGGGCTGGCGCCGGGCGCATCCGGGCTGGTGCAGGCGGTGCTCGACCGCCCGGTGTTCGCCTGCCACGGCGACCGCGTCGTCATCCGCGATGCAGCCGGGCGCGAGACGCTGGGCGGCGGCCGCGTGCTCGACCCGTTTCCGTCCGCGCGCCACCGGCGCCGGCCCGAACGCCTCGCGCTGCTCGCCGCGCTGGAAGATGCCGACCCCGCCGCGCGGCTGGCCGCACTGCTGGAAGCCGCGCCGGCCGGGCTGGATGCCGACGAGGTGGCTGCCGCGCACAACCTGCCCGGGGACGGCTGGCGTGCGCTGCTGCCGGCCGGCGCGGTGGCCTTGCCGCGGCCTGCGAACCGCCTGCTCGGCGCCGCCGCGTGGGCCCGGCTGGGCGATGCCATCCTTGCCCGCCTGGCGGCGCACCACGCCGATTTCGCCGACGAACCCGGCGTCGAGCGCGAGCGCCTGCGCCGCATGTGCGCACCGCAACTGCCCTCGCCGGCCTTCCAGGCGCGGCTGGAAGCCCTGCTCGCCGACGGACTCATCGGTCGCGCCGGTTCGGCCTGGCACCTGCCGGCGCACACGGCGGAACTCGGCGCCGCCGACCGCGCGCGTGCCGACGAACTGATCGCCCGGCTCGCCGCCGGCGGCTTCGATCCGCCGTGGGTGCGTGACCTCGCGGCGGCCTGCGCGCTCGCCGAAGCGGACGTGCGCAGCCTGCTGCGCCGGCTGGCGATGCGCGGCGAAGTGTTCCAGGTGGTGCGGGATCTGTTCTACGCGCGCGGCAACGTGGCGGAGATGCAGGCGATCGCCGCCGGACTGGCTGCCGGCGATGATCGCCGCATCCGCGCCGCGGATTTCCGCGACCGCATCGGCGGCGGCCGCAAGCGCGCGATCCAGATCCTGGAGTTCTTCGACCGCGTCGGATACACGCGCCGCGTCGGCGAGGGGCAGCGCCGCGCCCACGTGCTGCGCGGCGAGCCGCCGGTGCCGGCGGACGAGATGCCCGCCTGA
- the tpx gene encoding thiol peroxidase, which yields MSTVTLAGNPIPLAGRFPQAGDAAPAFSLTGADLADVGLSAFVGKRKVLNIVPSLDTPTCATSTRKFNAEAGNLADTVVLVVSADLPFAAKRFCETEGLANVKTLSTFRSPNFAQDYGVAITGGPLTGLTARAVVVIDAADKVVHSQLVPEIKDEPDYAAALAALK from the coding sequence ATGAGCACAGTGACCCTGGCCGGAAATCCCATACCGCTCGCCGGCCGCTTCCCGCAGGCCGGCGACGCCGCGCCCGCCTTCAGCCTGACCGGCGCGGACCTCGCCGACGTCGGCCTTTCTGCCTTCGTCGGCAAGCGCAAGGTGCTCAACATCGTGCCCAGCCTGGACACGCCCACCTGCGCCACTTCCACCCGCAAGTTCAACGCCGAGGCCGGCAACCTTGCCGACACCGTGGTGCTGGTCGTCTCGGCCGACCTGCCCTTCGCAGCCAAGCGCTTCTGCGAGACGGAGGGGCTGGCCAACGTGAAGACGCTGTCGACCTTCCGCAGCCCGAACTTCGCGCAGGACTACGGCGTCGCGATCACCGGCGGCCCGCTCACCGGCCTCACCGCGCGCGCGGTGGTGGTGATCGATGCCGCCGACAAGGTCGTGCATTCGCAGCTCGTGCCCGAGATCAAGGACGAGCCCGACTACGCGGCCGCGCTCGCGGCGCTGAAGTAA
- a CDS encoding VOC family protein has product MISKNTICLWYDGTALDAAQFYAETFPDSAVGSILHAPGDYPSGKEGDVLTVEFTVMGIPCLGLNGGPAFSHSEAFSFQVATDDQAETDRLWNAIISNGGQESACGWCKDKWGLSWQITPRALTAAITDPDRAAAKRAFEAMMQMTKIDIAAIEAARRG; this is encoded by the coding sequence ATGATCAGCAAGAACACGATTTGTCTCTGGTACGACGGCACCGCCCTGGACGCCGCGCAGTTCTACGCCGAAACGTTTCCGGACAGCGCCGTGGGAAGCATCCTCCACGCACCCGGCGACTATCCCTCCGGCAAGGAGGGTGATGTCCTGACGGTCGAGTTCACCGTCATGGGCATCCCCTGCCTCGGACTGAACGGCGGCCCGGCGTTCAGCCACAGCGAGGCTTTCTCGTTCCAGGTCGCGACCGACGACCAGGCCGAAACCGATCGCCTGTGGAACGCGATCATCAGCAACGGCGGCCAGGAAAGCGCATGCGGCTGGTGCAAGGACAAGTGGGGCCTGTCGTGGCAGATCACGCCAAGGGCCCTCACCGCCGCGATCACCGATCCCGATCGCGCAGCGGCCAAACGCGCCTTCGAAGCGATGATGCAGATGACGAAGATCGACATCGCCGCCATCGAAGCGGCTCGGCGGGGCTGA